A region of Paenimyroides aestuarii DNA encodes the following proteins:
- a CDS encoding vWA domain-containing protein — MWGLDTPFYFYLLLLIPVLIAVYVWNTIWKKKKIAEFGSGNYLKRLAPEASTTSKPLIKMVLLAVTVFALIIALVNPKFGTKIETVKRQGVDIVFAMDISKSMLAEDLAPSRLGKSKQLASQIINNLASDRIGIVGYAGSAFPMLPITTDYSMAKMYIQDMNTEMVSSMGTALREAIEVGSNYFDDPKTSKVMILISDGEDHGEGISDAVAMAKDRGIKIITIGVGTPDGGQIPIKQNGKIIDYKKDVDGSTVVTKLNDATLKEIAQSTGGVFIYGTKTDEVVDLVDQTLQKIEKTDFESQQIADFQSQFQWFVGLALLLLIIDSLVLERRTAWAKKINLFNEK, encoded by the coding sequence ATGTGGGGATTAGATACACCTTTTTATTTCTATTTACTGCTATTAATACCCGTATTGATAGCCGTATATGTATGGAATACCATTTGGAAGAAAAAGAAAATTGCCGAATTTGGTTCTGGTAACTATTTAAAACGTTTGGCACCCGAAGCATCAACCACCAGCAAACCGCTGATAAAAATGGTCTTGCTTGCCGTGACGGTATTTGCATTGATTATTGCTTTGGTAAACCCAAAATTTGGAACAAAAATAGAAACCGTGAAACGCCAAGGTGTTGATATTGTTTTTGCAATGGATATTTCAAAAAGCATGTTGGCAGAAGATCTTGCACCATCGCGTTTGGGAAAATCAAAGCAATTGGCATCGCAAATAATAAACAATTTAGCATCAGACCGGATTGGAATTGTAGGTTATGCCGGATCGGCTTTTCCAATGTTGCCCATCACTACCGATTACAGCATGGCAAAAATGTATATACAAGATATGAACACCGAAATGGTTTCAAGTATGGGAACTGCCTTGCGCGAAGCTATTGAAGTGGGAAGTAATTATTTTGATGATCCAAAAACCAGCAAAGTAATGATTTTGATTTCTGATGGAGAAGACCACGGCGAAGGAATCAGCGATGCTGTTGCGATGGCAAAAGATAGAGGTATTAAGATTATTACAATCGGAGTTGGAACACCAGATGGTGGACAAATTCCAATCAAACAAAACGGAAAAATCATTGATTATAAAAAAGATGTGGATGGATCTACCGTGGTTACAAAATTAAACGATGCCACTTTAAAAGAAATTGCTCAAAGCACTGGCGGCGTTTTTATTTATGGAACCAAAACAGATGAGGTGGTGGATTTGGTAGATCAAACCTTGCAAAAAATAGAAAAAACCGATTTTGAATCACAACAAATTGCCGATTTCCAATCACAGTTTCAATGGTTTGTTGGTTTGGCTTTATTGCTGTTGATTATAGATAGTTTGGTATTGGAACGCCGAACCGCATGGGCAAAGAAAATTAATTTATTTAATGAAAAATAA